One Opitutales bacterium DNA segment encodes these proteins:
- a CDS encoding DNA cytosine methyltransferase, whose protein sequence is MGNSSINSLSMCSGVGMLDIGLELACQYHAIDVQTVAYAERETSAAATLLARMEEQSMEPAPIWIDSLEDFPREPFCGRVDAVVAGFPCPDFSVAGKQRGTDGERYLLPQILEVARDIGARWLFLENVDGIFSAGAGTAFDEIQRTLAAFGWSPEWTTLRASDVGASHKRRRWFCVAYRADCDGERLIRATGDKRQAGSHGGAPLENANGSLCPGQRLQPRSRAEGIGEVDALGAGKEVAHSGGCPFGQANRQRESELSGETVNISLFAPGPEDQRWGDIIEQCPHLAPSIEPGFRSVAHGDAMVVDEARADQLRAAGNSVVAIQAAAAFAHLLGRFIG, encoded by the coding sequence GTGGGTAATTCCAGCATCAATTCGCTCTCAATGTGCAGCGGGGTCGGGATGCTCGACATCGGACTGGAGCTCGCTTGCCAATACCACGCAATCGACGTTCAAACCGTGGCTTACGCTGAGCGGGAAACAAGTGCAGCGGCCACTCTCTTGGCACGCATGGAAGAACAGAGTATGGAGCCAGCACCTATTTGGATCGATAGCCTCGAAGATTTCCCTAGGGAGCCTTTTTGTGGACGCGTGGATGCAGTCGTTGCCGGTTTCCCGTGCCCCGATTTCTCGGTGGCAGGAAAGCAGCGCGGCACAGACGGCGAACGATACCTATTGCCGCAAATTCTCGAGGTCGCTCGCGACATTGGGGCACGGTGGCTATTTTTGGAAAACGTCGACGGAATCTTTTCTGCCGGGGCTGGGACCGCCTTTGACGAAATTCAGCGGACCTTGGCCGCGTTCGGGTGGAGTCCGGAATGGACTACTCTTCGAGCGTCCGATGTTGGAGCGTCTCACAAAAGACGACGTTGGTTCTGTGTGGCCTACCGCGCGGACTGTGATGGCGAACGGCTCATCCGGGCAACGGGAGATAAACGGCAAGCTGGAAGTCATGGCGGAGCACCACTGGAAAACGCCAACGGCAGTTTGTGCCCAGGGCAGCGACTACAGCCGCGATCGAGGGCAGAAGGGATCGGAGAGGTTGACGCTCTCGGGGCAGGCAAAGAAGTGGCCCACTCCGGAGGCTGCCCTTTCGGACAAGCTAACCGGCAAAGAGAATCAGAACTCTCTGGCGAAACAGTCAATATATCGCTTTTCGCCCCCGGCCCCGAAGACCAAAGATGGGGCGACATCATCGAGCAATGTCCCCATCTCGCGCCGTCGATTGAGCCCGGCTTTCGCAGCGTGGCTCATGGTGATGCCATGGTGGTGGACGAGGCCCGGGCCGATCAGCTTCGCGCGGCAGGAAACAGCGTTGTGGCGATCCAGGCTGCGGCAGCATTTGCACACCTACTTGGGAGGTTTATAGGATGA